A portion of the Homalodisca vitripennis isolate AUS2020 chromosome 2, UT_GWSS_2.1, whole genome shotgun sequence genome contains these proteins:
- the LOC124353953 gene encoding BTB/POZ domain-containing protein KCTD5, protein MADVCNNVDVEDNVCELGENSMDSKPNGFSKTSSKQWVKLNVGGTCFLTTKTTLSRDPNSFLYRLCKEDSDLISDRDERGAYLIDRDPTYFSPVLNYLRHGKLIINKDLEEEGVLEEAEFYNITELIRLVKERILTRDTRPLRDSKKHVYRVLQCHEDELTQMVSTMSDGWKFEQLVNIGSQYNYGNEDHAEFLCVVSREYGPRDRNTKETEPTDRAKVLQQKGSRM, encoded by the exons ATGGCTGATGTGTGCAATAACGTAGATGTAGAAGACAATGTATGTGAATTAGGAGAAAATTCAATGGACTCAAAACCAAATGGTTTCTCTAAAACTAGTAGTAAACAATGGGTTAAGTTAAATGTGGGTGGAACGTGTTTTTTAACTACTAAAACTACATTATCCAGAGACCCCAATTCGTTTTTGTACAGACTTTGTAAGGAAGATTCAGATTTGATTTCGGATAGA GATGAAAGAGGTGCTTATTTGATTGACAGAGACCCCACATATTTCAGCCCCGTCCTCAACTATCTTCGCCATGGCAAGCTTATCATCAATAAAGATTTGGAGGAGGAAG GTGTACTGGAGGAAGCAGAGTTCTACAACATAACTGAGTTAATAAGGTTGGTCAAGGAGAGAATATTGACTCGGGATACTCGGCCACTTAGAGACTCCAAAAAACATGTCTATCGTGTATTGCAGTGTCATGAAGACGAGCTGACGCAGATGGTCTCCACTATGTCCGATGGCTGGAAGTTTGAACAG TTGGTCAACATTGGGTCTCAGTACAACTACGGCAACGAGGACCACGCAGAGTTCCTGTGTGTGGTGTCAAGAGAGTACGGACCACGTGACCGGAACACCAAGGAGACGGAGCCAACAGACAGAGCCAAG GTGCTGCAGCAGAAGGGCTCACGGATGTGA